From the genome of Vibrio spartinae:
GAGGATGACTCGGATATCTGAAAGCGGGTTGTCCAGCAAAACATCAATATAGTGTTCTAGCGTGACTTCAGGATGTTGACGTTCAATACACAAAGAAGCCGCCTGTTCAAGCGCCAGCTTACTTTGTTGGTTTAACTTTGAAATAAGAGTGGGTAATTCAATTCGGATCACAGCGATCACCTAGCCTAAAAAATTAATTAAGAAGTTGACTTAACTGGTTCACAACGTCAGCCGATTTCTCGTGCAATAACCATGTGTAACCCAGAAAGATCCCGCTCCACAGCAGGAAGAATCCAAGAAAAACGGACCAAACCGGCAATTGACGATTCAGACGGTACTTGGCATCGACGATATGTTGATTGGCTTGATTGAGCGGTTGAATCTTTTTCTCTTCAAGCGCGGCCAGCATATCGTATAAGTGACTGAGCACCCTTTCGCGTTCATTGTGGCCATTTTCCATCACGCGATACTTGCCTTCGAAACCAAGGACTAGACAGTGATAGATAAACTCCAGCAGAAGCTTGTAGCGTTGCGGTTCACCTTCGAGACGAGCAAGAATGGTATAGACCTTTTCTCCACCCCAAGTTTCATTATGAAAACGGGAAAGCATGGAATGCGATGCCCAGATACTGGAAGAGCCCCATTCAGTGCCCATGACGGCTTCATCGAGAAACGTGCACAAGATGTATCGATAAGCCATCAATACAGCATTATCAAAACCTTTCTCGGTCAGTTCGATTTCTATCGCTTTGATCTCTTCAACCGTTTGATGGTAGATCTGTTCGATATTCGGACAACTGGTCATGCTCCGAACCCGGAGCGACAGACCAAATAACGGGGTCGCTGCATCAATCAGAATATTGGGGTTATCCCCCCGTAATTGGAACCAATAGTCTTGGTCCCGGTTGATATTTTCCACATTATCAAACAGTAAATTGTCAATGTGTTCACCCGTGTTCTGCACCATCATTAACTCCTTATCGCCCAGAATTGTAAGTCAAGGTCTTCAAATGCTGCTGCCACATGGAAAGCGAAACCGCTGGCTTGTTTGATCATTGACCAAGCTGAACTGGATTTATCAAGTTGATAATAGGTATAACCGGCATGGTAAGGGAGCTGACGAGGCGCAACAGGCAGCGGCGTCAATGGAATCCCCGGTAGCTGGAGAGAAATCAGCTCTCTGATCTTCTCAACAGAAGCGACTTTTGTTTGTTGGACAAACACACGACGCAGCTCATCCAGTGGCATTCTTGCTTTCACCGCAATAATAAAGTCAGCATCTTCCATGAGGTTGGTATCATGGATTGGCGCAACCATCAGGCCATATTTCCGTTTATCCAACTGGATGGAAACCGCACGCGGTTCAAGCACGACACTCAGACTCTGTCTCATATGACGAATCAACGTCATAAAACAGTCCGTCGGCATGTCATGGTTATAAACCGGAATGGTTGGCGGCAGACGACTTTCATCGGTAAACGTTGCCAGTTCCCCACAAATCGACGCTAAACATTCAAACAGCCGTTCGGGATGGAGGGTCCGGAGTTTGGATAAATGCTCAATCAGC
Proteins encoded in this window:
- the icmH gene encoding type IVB secretion system protein IcmH/DotU, whose product is MVQNTGEHIDNLLFDNVENINRDQDYWFQLRGDNPNILIDAATPLFGLSLRVRSMTSCPNIEQIYHQTVEEIKAIEIELTEKGFDNAVLMAYRYILCTFLDEAVMGTEWGSSSIWASHSMLSRFHNETWGGEKVYTILARLEGEPQRYKLLLEFIYHCLVLGFEGKYRVMENGHNERERVLSHLYDMLAALEEKKIQPLNQANQHIVDAKYRLNRQLPVWSVFLGFFLLWSGIFLGYTWLLHEKSADVVNQLSQLLN